The following are encoded together in the Cervus elaphus chromosome 23, mCerEla1.1, whole genome shotgun sequence genome:
- the LOC122681604 gene encoding short palate, lung and nasal epithelium carcinoma-associated protein 2B-like: MFQLWKLVLLCGLLAGTSASLLDNRGNDVLRKLRSALESGLASVDSTIEIIFQNLKTELQSRCSEEVVENQESENLLEQLISGIFQVVNRLTGVRISNVQVPGITFEATSDNSADVKIPITADVTVNLPLLGEIVSLNLTVDLQTNVSIETDAESGDSNVVVGECTNNPESISLTVLHRRFGLFNDVVDFGINLARRVVSSVVQDELCPRIRELLESLGAECVKKLIGEPQDSQQGD; this comes from the exons ATGTTTCAGCTTTGGAAACTTGTTCTCTTGTGCGGCCTGCTCGCTGGAACCTCAGCATCTCTTCTTGACAATCGTGGCAACGATGTTCTGAGGAAGCTGAGATCTGCTCTTGAGAGTGGACTTGCCAGCGTTGACAGTACAATTGAAA ttatctttcagaatttgaagacTGAATTGCAATCCAGGTGTTCAGAAGAGGTTGTGGAGAACCAGGAATCTGAGAATTTGTTGGAACAActcatttctggaatttttcaagTAGTGAACAGGCTTACAGG GGTGAGAATCAGTAATGTCCAAGTCCCGGGTATCACATTCGAGGCAACTTCTGACAACAGTGCTGACGTGAAGATCCCCATCACTGCTGATGTCACCGTGAACCT GCCTCTGTTGGGTGAGATTGTCAGCCTGAACCTCACTGTGGACCTCCAAACTAATGTCAGCATTGAAACTGATGCCGAGAGTGGTGACTCCAATGTGGTCGTGGGAGAATGCACCAACAACCCAGAAAGCATCTCACTCACGGTGCTGCACAG gcGCTTTGGACTGTTCAACGATGTTGTGGACTTTGGCATCAACCTTGCGAGAAGAGTGGTGTCCTCTGTGGTGCAGGATGAG CTGTGCCCACGAATCCGTGAACTCCTTGAAAGCCTGGGTGCAGAGTGTGTTAAGAAACTCATCG GTGAGCCTCAGGACTCCCAGCAGGGAGACTGA